In Gossypium raimondii isolate GPD5lz chromosome 12, ASM2569854v1, whole genome shotgun sequence, a single window of DNA contains:
- the LOC105763731 gene encoding F-box protein At5g51370 has translation MSQSPKSPNTNPNPNSDQDYLNLEPPPSLKSQWKPKALSLPDIWVKEQALKHVICNMQQQFSRTPSISPPSEPDLTSFQSFPLDPIEPDYSSLLSDVVLLGIFSKLPVSQHVSNSLVCKRWLYLTGRLVQSLKVKDWSFISSGRVFNRFPNLTDLDLVGSCIQMPKDSGVLLTHKTVSVYVDTSFTFAGFLGKTALMPLHVVDTGLAMVAEKYPNLRRLVVIGASEEGLRQIAARCYTLQELELHCCGDLALKGISGIKILQVMKLIGSVNGFYDSTVSDIGLTLLAQGCKRLVKLELCGCEGSYDGVKAIGQCCQMLEELSFYDHRMDGGWLAGLSYCSNLKTLKLKSCKNTDTSPGADEHLGTCLTLEELHLQQCHIRDKQSVKALFLVCENVRAIDFRNCWGLDDDVFSLASICRRVKLLSVEGCSLVTIKGLESVLLSWKELQQLRVMSRNNIKDTEVTPELATLFSMLKELIWRQDSRSLLLSNLVGTGMGKKGGRFFQRSKD, from the exons ATGTCACAATCACCGAAATCCCCAAAtacaaaccctaaccctaattcAGACCAGGATTATTTAAACTTGGAACCACCGCCATCGCTAAAATCCCAGTGGAAGCCTAAAGCTTTAAGCTTACCAGACATTTGGGTCAAAGAACAAGCTTTAAAGCATGTTATTTGCAATATGCAGCAACAGTTCAGCCGTACGCCGTCAATTTCGCCGCCGTCGGAGCCTGATTTAACGTCTTTTCAGTCATTTCCTTTAGACCCAATTGAACCGGACTACAGTTCTCTCCTCTCCGACGTCGTACTACTCGGAATATTCTCGAAGCTTCCTGTTTCACAGCATGTTTCAAATTCCTTGGTCTGCAAGCGTTGGTTGTACCTTACCGGCCGGTTAGTTCAATCCCTTAAGGTTAAAGATTGGTCCTTTATTTCATCGGGTCGGGTTTTTAATCGGTTCCCTAATTTGACCGATTTAGACCTCGTTGGTTCTTGTATTCAGATGCCAAAAGACTCCGGCGTGTTACTGACCCATAAAACGGTGTCGGTTTATGTGGATACTAGTTTTACCTTTGCCGGATTTCTCGGAAAAACGGCACTTATGCCGTTGCATGTGGTTGATACAGGGCTTGCAATGGTAGCCGAAAAGTACCCGAATTTACGCCGATTAGTAGTGATTGGAGCAAGTGAAGAAGGGTTAAGGCAAATTGCGGCACGGTGTTATACTTTGCAAGAACTTGAGCTACATTGTTGTGGTGATTTAGCTTTGAAAGGTATTTCCGGGATTAAAATCTTACAAGTGATGAAATTGATCGGTTCGGTTAATGGGTTTTACGATTCGACCGTATCGGATATCGGGTTAACGTTATTAGCTCAAGGCTGTAAAAGATTAGTAAAGCTTGAGCTTTGTGGATGTGAAGGGAGCTATGATGGGGTTAAAGCAATTGGACAATGCTGTCAAATGCTTGAAGAATTAAGCTTTTATGATCATAGGATGGATGGTGGATGGTTAGCTGGGCTTTCATACTGCTCGAATTTGAAGACTTTGAAGCTCAAGTCTTGTAAAAATACTGATACGAGTCCGGGAGCAGACGAGCATTTGGGGACTTGTTTGACACTCGAAGAGTTGCATTTGCAACAGTGTCACATCCGGGATAAGCAAAGTGTTAAAGCATTGTTTTTGGTATGCGAGAATGTTCGAGCTATTGATTTTCGGAATTGTTGGGGTTTGGATGATGATGTGTTTAGCCTTGCAAGTATTTGTAG GAGAGTGAAGCTTCTTTCTGTGGAAGGATGCTCGTTGGTGACGATAAAAGGTTTAGAATCGGTACTACTTTCTTGGAAAGAGCTTCAACAATTAAGAGTAATGTCACGTAATAACATTAAGGATACGGAAGTGACACCGGAACTTGCAACCTTGTTTTCAATGCTTAAAGAGTTGATATGGAGACAGGATTCCCGATCTCTGCTGTTGTCAAATCTGGTAGGGACCGGAATGGGAAAGAAAGGTGGGAGATTCTTCCAGAGGTCTAAGGATTGA